Genomic DNA from Sylvia atricapilla isolate bSylAtr1 chromosome 23, bSylAtr1.pri, whole genome shotgun sequence:
gctctgctcctgtccccagagctgtccccgggctctgctcctgtccccagacctgtccccagagctgtccccgggctctgctcctggccccaGAGCTGTCGCCAGTGTCCCCAGAGGCCGGAGCACACCGAGGATGCCGAGCCCAGCCCCGGGATGGCCGAGCCCCGGAGGGGAGCCGCGgggacactgccctgcccagggcacacCAGGTGAGCTGCTGGtggcccctggggacagggtgggctCTGGGTCCTGAGCTGGGGCACAGTCCACTGCTCCGCTGGGGGAAAGGAGCAGCCGAGCCCTGGAAATCAGCGCAGCACGTGCCGGGGGCTTCACCAGGGGCTTGGGAGGGCCGTGGGGGACACACCAAGCTTCTGaccctctctgctcctttaCAGGTCCTGCTGAAGTGTCCCCTGGGGCTCCCTGCCCCGTCAGGAGGCTGCTcgtgctgctggggctggccgGGCTGCtggcggggacagcgggggggACGTGGCTGCTGGGTCAGTGTCcccccaggacagccctgctgcccccctGCCAGCGGGACTGGGGGCTGGcgctggggctgaggggctgggagctccctgctcagccctgccctgggctggggcacctTTGGGTGCTGCCCACCCTCACCCCGTTCCCTGTGTCCCGCAGTGAGGCAGCCCAAGGAGCCCCAGGGctctccccaggagcaggattGGGGCTCCATCGCAGCGTGTGAGGATggcgaggaggaggagcccGTGGTCCGGGGCGCTCCCAGCACAGGTTGGCGCCTTTGGTCCTTGTCACAGCCGTGGGGAGACGGGAGAGGCACGAAAGAGGCTCTGCAAGGATCAACATCTGCTGCGTTTTGcccttttgcttttctcccaAGCGCTGCTGAGCCGCTCAGCGCTGAGCCTCACTGCAGAGGCGACTCTGCCATCTCTCTGTGACCCTCTGACTGGGTTCATTGAGAGTTTCTAATTCCCCCAATGGTTTATTTCTGGGGTTCGGGGTGGGttttctcctgctttggctGTGAACCGCCCCGCACAGAGCGGGGGAGCTCACAGGGTGTCTGCCCCGGGATGGCTTTAGTGTCCTTCAGGatcagcacagccaattccctgCTGGAGGCGCGGCTGGAAGCACATCCCGGCTGGCTCCTGGTGTGCCACGGGCACTGGGAGCCGTCCCTGggcacccagctctgccagcagctgggctaCCTCAGGTGGGCACGGCACGGGtggattttccctttccacGGGGGACGGAGGGGCTTGGCTCCTTTGGGGGCCGGGGGTTTGtcagcccctggggacactgggctcggcacctgcaggagcagctcctggacGTCCTTCTGGACAAAAAGCCCGttcccagctgccagagctgtgggtCTGTGACCCTCCCGTGGCAGGTGACATTGCTGACCCCTCCCGGGACGTTTCCTGTTGCTCCTGCAGCATGACCCAGCAGAAGGGGGTGAACCTGAGGGACATCCCGGTGAGCGCAGGGCAGCGGTTCCTGCAGGTGACAGCCCGGCAGGAGGGCAGCCCGCAGGACAGGTGGCGGCTCAGGTGAGGGCGGCCCTGGGGCCAGCGGCGTTTGCTGGAGCCTGTTCTCAGCACTAACCACAGAGCggtgcaggggctgtgccccaAACTCCCCTTCGGGAGCTTTGGGCTGGGGTTTGTCGTgaccagccctgctcacacacaggagcagctgcccgTCGGGCCTGGTTGTGGCTCTGCGGTGCTCAGGTGAGTGattccccctgtcccctgtccccagggctctgcccggGTGCAGCCGCCCCCGCCgtgcagcagggagggctgcagctggagcctcTCCCCCCGTCCCTCGCAGAGTGTGGGCTGCAGGCTGCGGCTCTCCGGGTGGTGGGGGGCACAGACGTGGCCCCGGGGCGTTGGCCCTGGCAGGTCAGTGTGTGCCAGGGCTCCCAGCACCGCTGTGGGGGCTCCGTGCTGGCCCCCGAGTGGATCCTCACGGCAGCTCACTGCGTACACAGGTACCCCgggctctccctgtgcccatcccctgttccctgtgcccatccgctgctccctctgtgcccatccccgggctctctgtgcccatccccgggctgtccctgtgcccatcccctgttccctgtgcccatccccggctccctgtgcccatccccgggctgtccctgtgcccatcccctgttccctgtgcccatcccctgttccctgtgcccatccccggctccctgtgcccatccccgggctctccctgtgcccatccccgggctctccctgtgcccatccccggctccctgtgcccatccccggGCTCTCCCTTGTGCCCAtcccctgttccctgtgcccatccccgggctctccctgtgcccatcccctgttcgctgtgcccatcccctgttcgctgtgcccatcccctgttccctgtgcccatccccgggctctccctgtgcccatccccgggctctccctgtgcccatccccgggctccctgtgcccatccccgggctctccctgtgcccatcccctgttccctgtgcccatccctgttccctgtgcccatccccgggctctccctgtgcccatccccgggctccctgtgcccatccccgggctctccctgtgcccatccccgggctccctgtgcccatccccgggctccctgtgcccatcccctgttccctgtgcccatccccgggctctccctgtgcccatcccctgctccctgtgcccatccccgggctctccctgtgcccatcccctgttccctgtgcccatcccctgctccctgtgcccatccccgggctctccctgtgcccatcccctgttccctgtgcccatcccctgttccctgtgcccatccccgggctgtccctgtgcccatcccctgctccctgtgcccatcccctgctccccgTGCCCATTCCCGGCTCTCTCTGccctccccattccctgtccccgctgtcagcacccctgggtgcccGCAGCCCGTTCCCAGGGCGCTCCCGGCCCCACTCGGTTGCAGGCAGCTCCCggccccagcctggctggttTTTGCGGGAATTGTCACGCACGGCTCCGCCCAGCCCCAGGCCGGGGTGCCGGTCCGGGAAATCATCCCACACCCGCTCtacagccccagcagcctcgACTACGACATCGCCCTGCTGAGGCTCCGAGTGCCGCTCAATTTCTCGggtgaggaagggctggggctgtcccggggctgtcccgctgtgtcctgctgtgtcctgggctgtcccgctgtgtcctgggctgtcccggggctgtcctggggctgtcctgctgtgtccttgggtgtcctgctgtgtcctggtgtatcctgctgctgtcctgtcctTCTGTGGGGTTTTCTGTCCCACCGCACAGTGACAAGCTGCCCAAACCCAGCCTCTCCCGAGCCTGCCGCTCCCgagcagctctggcagaacCAGAATCCCGGGATGGTTTGGGTGTGAGGGGGCCCTAAAGCCCCTCCAGTTCCATCCCCACCAGGGCAGGGCCATGTCCCGCTGTCCCgggctgcccccagccctgtccctgtccctctgccagcctggcccggggcaggctcagcccagcgctgcagtgtcccagctcctggggcaggagcctCTCCCGTCCCCGCCTGTCCCCTCTGAGGTGTCGCTGTCCCCGCAGGTGCCATCCGCGCCGTGTGCCTGCCGCCCTCCGGGCGGGACCTGCTGCAGGGCACCCCGTGCTGGGTGTCGGGCTGGGGTTACACCGCCCCGGAGCAAGGTGAGCTCCCCCCGAGCCCACCCTGGCCGCCGCCGGAGCCCCGCCCCGTGTGCCCCTTCCATCCCaaaggctctgctcctgggggacCACGGGCCCGGGGACCGCCAGCCCTTAGCGCagccccctgtccctgctgtcccctgctgtcccctcctgccctcccgtgtgtccctgtccccagcacaggtgGCCGCGACGCTGAAGGAGGCGCTGGTGCCCCTGATCGGCACCCGGAGGTGCAACAGCTCCTGTGTGTACAGGGGAGAGCTCACGGCCAGGATGCTCTGTGCCggacacctgcagggacacGTGGACGCCTGCCAGGTAGGGCTGGGACACTCTGTGGACACTccggggacaccctggggacactctggggacacCCTTGGtgaggcacaggctgccctgaGGTTTGGGTGCTCCCTGAAGGgctcaaggccaagttggacagGGATTGGAGTGGTGGCACCTGGCAGGGGACGAGCTTTGGGGACCCACAGCAGGCTGTGACACCGTGTCCTGTCCTAGAAGGAcagtggcactggatgagctttggggacccacagcagctgggacaggctgtgACACCGTGTCCTGCCCCACACGGGGACAGTGGCACAGGGTGAGCTTTGGGGACCCACAGCAGGCTGTGACAGGCTGTGACACCGTGTCCTGCCCCACAGGGGGACAGTGGCACCGGGTTAGCCTCGGGGACCCACAGCAGGCTGTGACAGGCTGTGACACCGTGTCCTGTCCCGCAGGGGGACAGTGGCACTGGGTGAGCCTCGGGGACCCACAGCAGGCTGTGACAGGCTGTGACACCGTGTCCTGTCCTACACGGGGACAGTGGCACAGAGTGAGCTTTGGGgacccacagcagctgggacaccaTGTCCTGCCCCACACGGGGACAGTGGCACAGGGTGAGCCTCGGGGACCCACAGCAGGCTGTGACAGGCTGTGACACCGTGTCCTGTCCCGCAGGGGGACAGTGGGGGCCCTCTGgtgtgctgggatggagccACGTGGCGCCTGGTGGGGGTTGTGAgctggggccagggctgtgccGAGCCCAACCACCCCGGGGTCTACAGCAACgtggcccagctgctgccctggatcCACCAGGTCACCCAGGTAAACCCAGCAGTATGTTCCTTAGACAAATCCCAGGATCCCCTCAGGACAACCTCGCTTatgactgtttttttttttttcttttcttttctttttttttttttttttccttttctgttcccttttttactgattttattaGGCCCACTAGAAATCAGGCAAGGACAGACTGCACACAGCAAtgctctgccctgccacagGGTGAAGAACAGCCCAGGACCTGCTCCTCCTGTCTCACTGCAACCAAAAGAGACTCCCAAACGTGCTCAGTATAAATagtttattaaagaaaatagcaaattaCAATTCTGTGAACAATCAACAGGGGAGAAGTGTATTTCAAAATAGATGTTTTTGGATTACTGTGTTTGAGGGGGCAGGGGATGCCACGAGCTGCCAGAGTTCTGGAACACTCAGAGggggaataaaacaaaaaggaaataaaagcaaggaCTGGGGTGGCAAGAAAGCCTCAGGCCCTGCACAAATGCCTGGAAATGGGAACAGGAATGGGACAAAAGTGCCAATGACAAGGAGACAACAGATTAAAACCTTAAATTCTGTGAGTGGAACTCTTCTGAGCACTACAGGGCAGGAAGGACTTTGCTCCACCTGGGCTCTGGGCTAAATTCAGTGAAAGCTCTCAGGGAggttttcagttaaaagcaATGTACAGTAATCCAAGTGTcaaacacagcattttgtgACTCAGTGCTGAGAGTGCACCTTTCATTCCCTTTTGATATTGGTTTACATTTCTCTCATCGTTcttaaaggacagaaaatatcACACCAGAAAGACACCAGAGCAATGCAGCTCACCCCCAAAGGAAACATGAAGGAAGGAGTTGAATTGGCTTCTACACTTGAGAAAGAGACACTGAAAAGTTCTGAATCAGTCTGAAGGTATTTTCCATGAGAAATAAGAGAGTTTTCCTAGAGAAACCCTGTGACCTGACCAAAGGTTCATCCAGCACAGGATCTCCTCTCCCCACATCCCTCTCAGAAGTGTCTCCCTGGAGGTGTGCTCCTCAGGGGAAGCTGAGGTGGGGAAGTTTGGCACTCCCTGGAGGGATATCAAAGGCTCAAAGGTCCCACGAGTGGTTTGAGGGACAGGGGAGgtcagagaggagctgcaggtgccctgatgtggagctgcagggcagaaatGCCCCTGCAGggccctgagcccagcctgaGGTGAGGTTCCACCAACACCCAGCCAGGAAATGCTCCTTCCCCCAGccaagctgcaggcagcacttaCCCCACCCCACAGTCTCTCAGACCAGTACGAATAAGAAaggtgaaatttaaaaaacaaaaatatttggaagtTTTGTCAGTTTGCTCTTGCTGGTGTCAACTGCGGTCACTTGATCttggccagagctgctgctctcctctctgTGTTCTGGAACAAGGCTCGGATCAGACTCTTcacctcagctgctgaaaattCCTCTGCCAGAGGCCCCTTCCCATCTGCCCACCTGCAGGGGAGACAGGGACAGCCTCATGTCACCAGCCTGCCCAGAAATGGCACCTCAAACAAGGGCCTGCAAAGGAGAACACCTACTGATCCACGATCTCCTGGAGGTTGGCCTGCAGGATGATCATCAGCTCCTTGAAGGTCATCCACTTGTGCACATAGACTGGAACTTCCTCTTGGTACTTCTTATTTTTGTCCTCTTCCAGCAGAGGGGTGAAAACTTGGGGTCCCTCCTCCACCATGACCCTGCAGAGTGAGTACAGCCTGTCTGCATCCTCTGCAGAGATATCCTGGAGTGGGGAAAACATCACCAGAGCAAAGTGAGGTTTATTTCTGCAGTGCCAAGTGAAATGAAAGATTGGGACTGTGAACGTTTCCCATGGACACATGATTATAATTTCTGTGTTcaag
This window encodes:
- the LOC136370941 gene encoding transmembrane protease serine 5-like; amino-acid sequence: MTQQKGVNLRDIPVSAGQRFLQVTARQEGSPQDRWRLRSSCPSGLVVALRCSECGLQAAALRVVGGTDVAPGRWPWQVSVCQGSQHRCGGSVLAPEWILTAAHCVHRQLPAPAWLVFAGIVTHGSAQPQAGVPVREIIPHPLYSPSSLDYDIALLRLRVPLNFSGAIRAVCLPPSGRDLLQGTPCWVSGWGYTAPEQAQVAATLKEALVPLIGTRRCNSSCVYRGELTARMLCAGHLQGHVDACQGDSGGPLVCWDGATWRLVGVVSWGQGCAEPNHPGVYSNVAQLLPWIHQVTQAH